CACTGAGGTCGGCGATCGTCGGGGCAACCCCACGGGTTACCAGGGAGAAACGTGGATCAACCTGTTCCTGCACCAGCGGTTCTGTGCAGGCATAGGCTTTCAAGTGTTGCAAATGGGCGCGTACCCCCAAACGGGCACTAGCGAACCGCATTTCCTCACTGCTCCCCCCCAAACTCCCCAGCCCGCCAAAATTGTAGGCATCCACTGGCCTTTGGGGGTGGCAGCGCAGGAAGTTTGTTTCCAAACACATCTGGCTAAAGGCAACATCATGGTTAACGCCTTCAATCTGGGCCTCCCCGCGGTAGAGTTTAGCAATCTCCGGCACAGTCTCTAGGGCAGACTCGTAATTCGCCTTAAGAAACATGGTCATCTGGACTTCGCTGGTCTGGCCCAGCCCCATGATTGGGGCGCGATCGTCCAGACGGAGACGCGCGATCGAACGCAGGGCCAGTGTTTGCGTTGCACTTTCCCACTGCAACCAGATCCCAAATGCCCGCAGTTCGATCGCTTTGACATAGACAATCCCCCGGTAGCGAAGCCGCCGCACCGAGGGGACGGCAGCCAAATTCACCCCCAGACAGTCGGCCAAGTCGATCGGAACGTAGGGATTCCCATTAACCTCAATCCCCTGTTCACCATAGACTTGTTGATTAATCAGAATCTTGCACGGGGGGAAGACGATCGCCGCTTGGGTGGTGGCCGCCAGCAGCGTGTCCTCCGTCAGGCGCGCTCGCAGCCAGGTAACCAACCCCTCAGCAATCCCCGTCGCGATCGCCCGCCGCGAACTTTGCAGCAGGGCACGATCGTCCGCATGGCCGAGACAGGCCACCTGGAGCAGGAGTGAGGGCTGGGTAATCTCCCGGCAAAAATCCAGTTTGCCCAGATTGGTCGCGCTATCAGGCTTGGCCCCCTGGTTAGGCAATTGGGGCACTCGGCGCAGCAGGGCAAAGATTAACTGCTCGGCGTGTTGTTTACGGCTGTGGTTATGGGCGATATAGAAAACCGTAGCTCCCCGATCCGTCGTCGGATCAAGGGCATCGGCATGGATCGCCAGCGCCACATCCCCCCACTGGATGCGATCGTTGATCCAGGCGATCGTTTGGGTCGGGCTGAGTTCATCGGGGACCGCGAGGACTTCGACCTGGCGGGCGGTGAGTTCGGCCACAATCCAGTCCCGTAGCAAGCTCATTTCCTGGGCTTCTGTTGTGCCCGCCCCTTGAAGGTCCCCATCCCACTCTAAACCTGCAACGCCGCCGCGACCGGCTGAAAGAAAGATCCGTCCCATTGCAACCCGGTAGCCTGTTTTTAACCTGTCTACTATAGCGACAGTTGCCCAATTTGCCCCTAGGGTGGCGAGATAAAGTTAATCAGGCGTGTTTTTCAATACGCAGACCCGTTTTGCAACGCGAAGACCCAAGGGTACTAAGGAGACAAGGATGTATAGTCATTGCCATTTAGGCTGAAACAGCCCCCTCACCCCCAGCCCCTCTCCCAGAGCGGGAGAGGGGAGCGAAGAACTGTATCGTTCTTATTTGGATTGACTATAAAGACAGACAGATAGTCTGGGGCAAGCATGGCAAGATGGAGCTAGTGTTGTATTTCGGGCGATCCATCCTAGCGA
This DNA window, taken from Trichothermofontia sichuanensis B231, encodes the following:
- the tftA gene encoding hormogonium tapered terminus morphoprotein TftA produces the protein MGRIFLSAGRGGVAGLEWDGDLQGAGTTEAQEMSLLRDWIVAELTARQVEVLAVPDELSPTQTIAWINDRIQWGDVALAIHADALDPTTDRGATVFYIAHNHSRKQHAEQLIFALLRRVPQLPNQGAKPDSATNLGKLDFCREITQPSLLLQVACLGHADDRALLQSSRRAIATGIAEGLVTWLRARLTEDTLLAATTQAAIVFPPCKILINQQVYGEQGIEVNGNPYVPIDLADCLGVNLAAVPSVRRLRYRGIVYVKAIELRAFGIWLQWESATQTLALRSIARLRLDDRAPIMGLGQTSEVQMTMFLKANYESALETVPEIAKLYRGEAQIEGVNHDVAFSQMCLETNFLRCHPQRPVDAYNFGGLGSLGGSSEEMRFASARLGVRAHLQHLKAYACTEPLVQEQVDPRFSLVTRGVAPTIADLSGRWSADPDYGRKVLGILRRLYESAGLL